TAAACTAAGAAGTATTGGACCTTACAAAGATGGGGAGCTAGATAAAGAAGTCGTTACAGGGAAAGATTTAACCCTTACTATAGATTATGATTTGCAAAGAATTGCAGAGGAAATGCTGGTAAATAAGCGTGGAGCAATAGTTGCTTTAGACCCTAAAACAGGAGAGATATTAGCTTTAGCTACAGGTCCAGATGTAGCCCCTTCAGCTTTTACAGGTCCAGATAAAAATAAAAATATTTACAGGCTTCAGACGGATAAGTTTGATATGCCCATGTTTGACAGGTCTATCCAAGCGGCTTATCCACCAGGTTCTACCTTTAAATTAGTAACTGCTCTAGCAGCGATGCAAATGGGCGTGATGACTCCAAACACCGTATTCCCTTGTGGAGGAGGTTTTAATTATAGGGGATTAAGGATTAAAGGTCATGGTGGTGCAGACCCTCTGATTCCATCAATACAAGTATCTAGTAACTGTTATTTTTCTTACGCTTACTTAGCCATTATTAACAAGTACCCAGGTAATCCGTCTAAAGGAGTTGATGAGTGGAAGGAAATTATGAATAGCTTTGGGCTAGGTGTATATCTGAATAACGATTTGGCGGTGGGAGCTAAAGGGCAAATCCCTAGTGGAGAGTTTTATGAAAAAAGAATGGCTTCTATTTACAAAGCGAGTGGTAGAACGGGAGATGCTAAAAAGTGGGATCCTCTAGCTACGGGAGCTGTCTTTAACGGAATGGGACAAGGGGATATACTTTTAACACCTTTACAAGTGGCTAATTTTACAGCAGCCATAGCTAACAAGGGTTGGTTCTACACACCTCATATTGTGAAATCCGTTGATGGTAAACCTAATCCAGACCCTAGGTTTAAGAAGAAGCATAAAACTTTAGTTCAAAATAGAGCCTTTTATGATGCGGTTCTTAAAGGAATGGAAGCAGTGGTACTTAGAGGAACAGGTAGAGGTTTAAAATCTAATGACTTTACCCAATTGGCAAAAACAGGTACAGCACAGGTACCTCAAGGTAAAGATAACTCTATTTATACTATGATAGCTCCTGCCGAAGACCCTAAAATTGTAGTGGCAGCAGTGATGGAACATGCGGGTTTTGGTGCTACATGGGCAGGTCCTGCTTGTACGATTATAGCGGAAAAATATTTAACAGGAGAAATTAAAAGAGAGCATCTTTATAGAAAAATGGTTTCTTCTAGCTTTATGCCAGAGTATAGAAGACAATGGATACAAGATTTAAAGCGAAAAGGCTTGTATAAACCTAATGCAGATAGCTTAGCAATTGTGAAGATGCAAGATAGCCTGAAGATTAATCTTCCAGAGAAAAAGAAACAAGAACTAAAACTAAAAATAGATTCTTTAAAACTTAAAAGCGTAAAAAATGGACAAAGCAGAAGGAATAGATAAACTTGGGATAGGGCTCTATATTCTTATCTGCATTTTTGCTATATTCAATATCAATAGTGTAGATGAAGGATTAGGAAAAAAACAACTTATTTTTTTCGGAATCTCTCTGTTTGTTGGGGTTATTATTTTCGTTACAAGGTCTAAGTTTTTTGAGAATTTATCGGGCATTTTCTACATACTTGGTGTTCTTTTGTTGATAGGATTGTTTCCATTTGGAACCGAAATTTTAGGACAAAAGAACTGGTATAAGTTTGGCGGAATAACCATGCAACCTGTAGAATTTGCTAAAATTGGTACAGCTCTGATGTTGGCCAATTATGCCTCACACCCTGATTTCAATCTTAAAGATAAACGGTCGTTTCTCACAGCATTTGCTATTATAGCAATACCAGGGGTGGTGGTGCTTATGATTCCTGATGTTGGGTCTTTACTCGTTTTTATGGCTTTTGTGATAGCACTTTATAGAGAAGGGCTTACAGGGTGGTTTTTCGGTGGTATTGGTATTTTTGCTTTAGTGTTTTTAGGTTCGTTGTATTTAGAAATAAATTTGGAAATAAACCCTATTTATGCTGTTATCATTACGTTTGTTTTTTTAGCTTTACTCCTATTTTTTAATCAGAATAAAATTAAATGGATTCCCGTTAATATTATTGCAATTGCTTTAGGATTTTTGCTGTTGGGAGGAATGGCATATTCTTCCAAAATGATACTGGAAAAATTGCCTAAACATCAGAGAGAAAGAATAGAAGTGCTTTACAAAGGCGAGCGAGCTTTTAGAGATACTTCGGGGTATAATTTGTTGTATTCCAAAACGGCTATTGGTTCTGGAGGTTTTACTGGTAAAGGCTATAAGCAAGGTTCGGTAACACAAGGTAAATTTGTGCCAGAGCAAGAGACCGATTATATCTTCTGTACCGTAGGCGAAGAATGGGGGTTTCTAGGTAGTATTTTGCTAATTATTTTTTATGCTATTTATATTGGCAGAATATATTATTTAGCGGAACAACAAAAAAGCACTTTTAATCGGGTATTTGGTTACAGTTTTGCCTCTATTTTATTGTTGCACTTTTCTATCAATATAGGGATGGTAATGGGGTTGTTCCCTACGGTTGGTATTCCGTTGCCGTATTTTAGTTATGGAGGAAGTTCTTTGCTAGCGTTTTCAATTATGACGGCAATATTCTTTAAACTCAACTATACAGATAAGAATAGTTTGGTCTAGGTTTTGTTAATCTTGGTTAAAAAATCTAGGTTTCACACAAATTTTATTATCTTTGAAGAACTATATAAAAATGATTAAGATGAAGTTTACAAAAATTTTAGCTGTTGGGGCAATGGCACTTGCAATGACCTCGTGCGTTAGCAAAAAGCAGTATGATGCCTTAAATCTTAACTACAAAGACTGCCTAGAAAGTGCGGCTGAACGTCAAAGAGAAATTCAAGATTTAAAATCCTCTAATGCAGGATTAACAAGTCAAAATGACCTTCTGAACAGACAAAATGAAGCACTTAAATCTTCGTTAGACGCTTGTCTTTCTAATACAGGAAAATCTTCTGCAAATATTGATAAATTAGTTGGAGAGATTAACGCTTCTAATGCTTATATTAAGCAACTTATTTCTACTAATGCAAGAAATGATAGTTTAAATTTAGCATTGTCTAACAAACTTAAGCGTTCGTTAGATAATGTGGCTGACCAAGATGTTCAGGTAAAGGTACTTAAAGGAGTGGTAATGATTTCACTTTCTGATAAAATGCTTTACAAATCAGGAGATTATAATATTCTTCCAGCGGCACAAGAAGTGCTAGGAAAGGTAGCTAAAGTGATTAACGACTACGATAAATACTCTGTTTTAATCGAAGGAAACACGGATAATGTACCACTTAACTCTGCGAGTTTACCAAAAGATAACTGGGATTTATCAGCTTTAAGAGCAACTTCTGTGGCTAAAGTATTGCAAAATCAGTTTGGGGTAGATCCAAGTAGAATTACGGCTGGAGGACGTAGCGAGTATAACCCTAAGGCGACTAATATGAGTGTGTCTGGGCGTGCAGAAAATCGTAGAACAGAAATCATCATTATGCCTAAACTAGATGAGTTTATGAAACTTATGGACATCGCTCCAGTGAAAAGATAAATTATCTCATATAAAATTTACAATGCCTCACTAATTTTATCTATATTAGTGAGGTGTTTTTTTAGTTAAAATTAAATTATTCAGAAACTTATGGGTTTTTTTGAAGAACAATGTCCCGAGATGGATCGCTATCTAGAATTACATACATCTAGTGAACCCGAAATTCTTAGAAAATTAAGGAGAGAAACTTATCAGAAAACTACACAACCTCATATGATTTCAGGCGTTCAGCAGGGGAGATTGTTGTCTATTATTTCTCAGCTGTTGCGTCCTAAATCGGTGTTAGAAATCGGGACATTTACAGGATATGCTACCTTGTCAATAGCGGAAGGCTTGCCAAGTGGAGGTAAAATTACTACGCTAGACATCAATGAAGATTTAGCCTATATCCCAAAGAAATACTTTGAAGAAAGTATCTATTCTGACAAGATAGATTTTAGATTAGAAAACGCTTTGGATTATCTTAATTCAACCCAAGAAAAGTTTGATATGGTGTTTGTAGATGCGGATAAGGGCAATTATATTAATTATTTCAATGCTGTTAAAGATAGACTAAATTCGGGTGGCATTTTGATGTTTGATAATGTGCTTTGGTATGGTAAGGTTTTAGAAGAAAATTCCAAAGATAAATCAACACAAGTCATTAAAGAATTAAATGAAATCTTAGCAAAAGACCCCGATTTTGAAAATCTAATCTTACCTTTGCGAGACGGTTTAAATTTGGCAAGAAAAAAATAAAATTATGAGTAGAGCGGTTGCGAGTGTTTCGGTAGTACCAGTGCGTTCAGAAAGTTCTGATAAGGCAGAAATTATCACTCAAGTATTATACGGAGAGTCTGTGGAGATACTTTCTCAAGAAGGAAATTGGGTGCATATAAAGATGGATTTTGATGGCTACGAAGGCTGGGTTGACGTAAAGCAGTTTAAAATAATTTCAGACGAAAATATTAGTGAAAGTAAAACAAGTCTTGTTAAACAACCCTTTTTAGAGCATGGTTTTGGAGATGAAAAATTACTTTTATCCATTGGCTCCGAAATAGAATTTGATGTAGAGGAAATTGCGATTACGAATGCTAGAAGTTTCATCGCAGACACCGCCCAAGAGTTCCTCAATGTACCGTACCTTTGGGGAGGGCGTAGTTTTTTTGGGATAGATTGTAGCGGTTTTACTCAAATTGTTTATAAGGTAAGTGGTATAAAAATTCCAAGAGATGCTTATCAACAAGCAGAAGTAGGGCAAGTGCTAGATTTTATAGAAGAAGCACAAGCGGGAGATTTGGCTTTTTTTGAAAATGAAGAAGGCAGAATTACCCATGTAGGTATTATGTTGGAAGACCGAAAAATAATTCACGCTCACGGTAAAGTAAGGATAGACGAGTTGGACTCCGTAGGGATTTTTAATAAAGACCAAAACAAACACACGCATAAACTCAGATTTATCAAAACGCTTTTATAAATGTGGTTTAAGGGCTTAGATATTATAAATGTAATACTGTTGCTTTTACTTTTTGTAAGGGCAACAAAGGCTTATCCTAAATTACCTCAAAAAATACCTACCCACT
This Riemerella anatipestifer DNA region includes the following protein-coding sequences:
- a CDS encoding peptidoglycan D,D-transpeptidase FtsI family protein — translated: MKPFYKISIVLSLIAVIFIARLAYLQLFTDRYALNAANTSIKTEYIIPQRGIIFDRNGKILVGNKQSYEISFTQALMRPDFDTIGFCNLVRISKQDFIKKIKEIKKDQYYSKVQPMTFMKNLSREEMARIQELIFKYPAFNIVTRPQRKYEIGTSGNLLGFTNEVNQADIKKDSLYYLPGDIIGKSGVEKSYEKELRGEKGVQYIQKDIKLRSIGPYKDGELDKEVVTGKDLTLTIDYDLQRIAEEMLVNKRGAIVALDPKTGEILALATGPDVAPSAFTGPDKNKNIYRLQTDKFDMPMFDRSIQAAYPPGSTFKLVTALAAMQMGVMTPNTVFPCGGGFNYRGLRIKGHGGADPLIPSIQVSSNCYFSYAYLAIINKYPGNPSKGVDEWKEIMNSFGLGVYLNNDLAVGAKGQIPSGEFYEKRMASIYKASGRTGDAKKWDPLATGAVFNGMGQGDILLTPLQVANFTAAIANKGWFYTPHIVKSVDGKPNPDPRFKKKHKTLVQNRAFYDAVLKGMEAVVLRGTGRGLKSNDFTQLAKTGTAQVPQGKDNSIYTMIAPAEDPKIVVAAVMEHAGFGATWAGPACTIIAEKYLTGEIKREHLYRKMVSSSFMPEYRRQWIQDLKRKGLYKPNADSLAIVKMQDSLKINLPEKKKQELKLKIDSLKLKSVKNGQSRRNR
- the rodA gene encoding rod shape-determining protein RodA codes for the protein MDKAEGIDKLGIGLYILICIFAIFNINSVDEGLGKKQLIFFGISLFVGVIIFVTRSKFFENLSGIFYILGVLLLIGLFPFGTEILGQKNWYKFGGITMQPVEFAKIGTALMLANYASHPDFNLKDKRSFLTAFAIIAIPGVVVLMIPDVGSLLVFMAFVIALYREGLTGWFFGGIGIFALVFLGSLYLEINLEINPIYAVIITFVFLALLLFFNQNKIKWIPVNIIAIALGFLLLGGMAYSSKMILEKLPKHQRERIEVLYKGERAFRDTSGYNLLYSKTAIGSGGFTGKGYKQGSVTQGKFVPEQETDYIFCTVGEEWGFLGSILLIIFYAIYIGRIYYLAEQQKSTFNRVFGYSFASILLLHFSINIGMVMGLFPTVGIPLPYFSYGGSSLLAFSIMTAIFFKLNYTDKNSLV
- a CDS encoding OmpA/MotB family protein is translated as MKFTKILAVGAMALAMTSCVSKKQYDALNLNYKDCLESAAERQREIQDLKSSNAGLTSQNDLLNRQNEALKSSLDACLSNTGKSSANIDKLVGEINASNAYIKQLISTNARNDSLNLALSNKLKRSLDNVADQDVQVKVLKGVVMISLSDKMLYKSGDYNILPAAQEVLGKVAKVINDYDKYSVLIEGNTDNVPLNSASLPKDNWDLSALRATSVAKVLQNQFGVDPSRITAGGRSEYNPKATNMSVSGRAENRRTEIIIMPKLDEFMKLMDIAPVKR
- a CDS encoding O-methyltransferase, whose product is MGFFEEQCPEMDRYLELHTSSEPEILRKLRRETYQKTTQPHMISGVQQGRLLSIISQLLRPKSVLEIGTFTGYATLSIAEGLPSGGKITTLDINEDLAYIPKKYFEESIYSDKIDFRLENALDYLNSTQEKFDMVFVDADKGNYINYFNAVKDRLNSGGILMFDNVLWYGKVLEENSKDKSTQVIKELNEILAKDPDFENLILPLRDGLNLARKK
- a CDS encoding C40 family peptidase, which gives rise to MSRAVASVSVVPVRSESSDKAEIITQVLYGESVEILSQEGNWVHIKMDFDGYEGWVDVKQFKIISDENISESKTSLVKQPFLEHGFGDEKLLLSIGSEIEFDVEEIAITNARSFIADTAQEFLNVPYLWGGRSFFGIDCSGFTQIVYKVSGIKIPRDAYQQAEVGQVLDFIEEAQAGDLAFFENEEGRITHVGIMLEDRKIIHAHGKVRIDELDSVGIFNKDQNKHTHKLRFIKTLL